In Toxoplasma gondii ME49 chromosome X, whole genome shotgun sequence, a single genomic region encodes these proteins:
- a CDS encoding hypothetical protein (encoded by transcript TGME49_215140~Signal peptide predicted by SignalP 2.0 HMM (probability 0.993) with cleavage site probability 0.286 at residue 39~Predicted trans-membrane domain (TMHMM2.0):6-29), with protein sequence MMAYNRFSVVLIAAAAFVCGLLQIPASLWLSSGASATGAQVVKSSANSSSDGTEQNARMISIEQIQDLFTAFVGSQFATVQERLAVEALVDWAVAESETEVSEDHGNFESDENSFNAVVTRVANSLIAAMPTGGDGETKNSSASRGQTSLSSFQDIETLIQKKKALRDSYESVADAFWSFVEFSRMLPRVTKNSSTSVSDSLAELTAPTTVAVTGTPGERNFYRPSAGNSEVTMFLNVSPMVLLNRICRGQRVACAEMFQLSLYSAIQEVANDDMFTQDRLKMGNVGLRGSGVQQAIIIYDDGDLRFADVLESALDDVQFCREDPSRPICQTITGQTLAESNITPKVISKRVIE encoded by the exons ATGATGGCCTACAATCGGTTCAGTGTTGTGTTAATTGCGGCGGCTGCCTTCGTTTGTGGGCTTCTCCAAATTCCAG CGTCTCTGTGGCTCTCCTCAGGTGCTTCTGCTACTGGTGCTCAAGTAGTCAAGAGTTCCGCAAACTCGTCAAGTGATGGCACGGAGCAAAACGCCCGCATGATCAGTATCGAGCAGATCCAAGATTTATTCACGGCGTTCGTGGGAAGTCAGTTCGCAACAGTGCAGGAGAGACTCGCCGTTGAGGCACTCGTGGACTGGGCCGTcgcagaaagcgagactGAAGTTTCCGAGGATCATGGTAATTTTGAGTCAGACGAAAATAGCTTTAATGCGGTCGTCACCAGGGTAGCAAACTCTCTGATAGCAGCCATGCCTACAGGGGGGGATGGTGAAACGAAGAACTCTTCTGCATCGCGGGGCCAAACTAGTCTGTCGTCCTTCCAAGACATTGAAACGTTGatacaaaagaagaaagcattGAGAGATTCCTATGAGAGCGTAGCTGATGCCTTCTGGTCTTTTGTGGAATTTTCTCGAATGCTGCCGCGTGTAACAAAGAACTCTTCGACGAGCGTTTCCGATTCCTTAGCTGAATTGACGGCGCCGACAACAGTAGCGGTTACGGGAACACCAGGAGAAAGAAATTTCTATCGCCCATCGGCAGGCAATTCCGAAGTAACTATGTTCCTCAATGTATCGCCGATGGTGCTGCTTAACCGGATTTGTCGAGGCCAGCGAGTGGCCTGCGCCGAGATGTTTCAGCTATCGTTGTACAGTGCGATACAAGAAGTTGCAAACGACGACATGTTCACACAGGATCGCCTCAAAATGGGAAATGTGGGACTGCGAGGCTCCGGAGTACAGCAAGCTATCATCATTTATGACGATGGTGACCTGCGCTTCGCCGATGTTTTGGAATCCGCGCTAGACGATGTTCagttctgcagagaagatCCTTCACGTCCCATCTGTCAGACGATCACCGGTCAAACTCTTGCGGAGAGCAATATCACGCCGAAGGTCATAAGCAAACGTGTTATAGAGTAA